The genomic interval AATGAGAGAGTTTCCCCAGGGAAACTGTTCAGGGTAGGCACAGAGTGGGTTCCAGCCAGAAAGAACAGGAGAACCCTCAGATTTAGGCTCACTCTGCTTTATTCAATTcaggtctcagtttccccatatgTGAAACGGGTTTTAGACTTCAAAGATGGGGAGAGAGCTTTTTGCTCAGAGAAGCTGAAGCCAGTCACAGTgacgcacgcctgtgatcccagaagcttcggaggctgaggcagaaggatcaagagttcaaagccagcctcagaaacttagggaggccctaagtaacttagcaagaccctgtctcaaaattaaaaataaaaaaggactggggatgtgtctcagtggttaggtgcccctccCCCCGGGTttaattcttggtaccaaaaagagaTCCTCTACAAAGTGGACTCAAATTTTCAGCTCCCAGCAAAGAAGAATGCAGCCCCAGTACCCATGGAACCAAAGTTGGCTCTAGCACCTGTGGGGCCACACACAGCTATGTCACCTTCCTCAGAGGggccgaggctggctttggcATCTCCCCGACCCATCATGGCTCCAATGTCTACTCCTGGAGGACAGAAAAGAGTTCCTTCCCACCGCAGCTCTAGTCTGGCTCCAACATCTGTGGGCCAGCTGGTGGTGTCTGCCTCAGCTGGACCAAAGCCTCCCCCAGCCACCTCAGGCTCAGTCCTGGCTCCAGCATCCCTGGGGCAACTGGTGATGTCTGCCTCAGCAGTGCCAAGGCCTCCCCCATCTACTCTGCCTCCAATTTCCAGGGACCAGAAGCAGTTATCACCCACCTCTGTGGGACCCAAGCCAGCACTAGCAGCCTCAGGCTTAAGCCTGGCCCTGGCTTCTCAGGAGCAGCCCCTCCAGCCCCACTCCAGTCCTTCCCCAGTGCTCAGTCCAATTCTGTCACCCTCTCAGGAGCAGACCCTGGCTCCAACAGCCATGGCCTCAGCTCCAGCTTCTGTAGGATGGACACCAGCTAGACAGAGGGACGCCCCAGCCCCCAGACCTCTCCCCACTTCTGAAGGGCATCTCCAGCCTCCAGCTCAGGCATCGGGTCCGACAGGCTCCACATCCTTCATCCAAACCTCCCAAGATCCCcggttttctttctccttccgaGCCCGGCCTGAGGCCCCCCGCAACAGCCCTGAGGATCCACGGCCACCCCAGACCCTGCCTTTGGATGTGAGCCAGGGCCCTCCAGAGCCTGGCACTCGCTCCCCTGGACTTTTGTCCCCTACCTTCCGGCCAGGGAGTTCCTCAGGTCAGACTGTGCCCCCACCTTTGCCCAAGCCACCTCGGTCTCCCAGCCGATCCCCCAGCCGATCTCCCAACTGCTCTTCCTGTgtcaccccagcccctgaggtgGCCCTCCCCAGGTCTAGCACCCAGGGTACAGGACCTGGCACTTCTAGTTCAGGGCTTGTCACCCAGGGTGCAGGACCTGGCAGGTGCCCAAGCCCTAATCTTCAGACCCAAGAAGCTCCAGCCCCAGTCACCATCTCGTCTACATCCACGTCATCCTCCTTATCCTCCTCCTCTTGGTCAGCTCAGCCTACATGCAAGAGCGACCCTGGATTCCGGTGAGTGGACCTTGAGCTTGGAGACTAGCCATTCTTCCAGGGTGATGGTTTACTCTGACTCAGAGTGCCTCCCTGAGGATTTGTCCCTAGGAGGGGTGCTGGGCCCACTTTGGGACACTTAAAAGACATCATCCTTTCCTAAGGGACTTATTCCGACCTCAGTGTATATCACCAGGGAGAATCTGGTAGGAGGGATTCTGGGTCCAGTGTGGGTTCTTCTAAAAGATTTTACCCACATCTGCCTCTCCAGAGAAAGCCTtgtgggagggcaggggaaggtgGGTAAGTGGTGCCCAGCAGTAACCTCTCCATACCCCTACCCCCAGGATCACTGTGGTCACGTGGAATGTGGGCACTGCTATGCCCCCAGACGATGTCACATCCCTCCTCCACCTGGGCGGTGGCAATGACAGTGACGGTGCAGACATGATCGCCATAGGGTGAGGGGCAAAGTTCATATACCCCTTTCTCAGCCCCTCAGGCCTCATAGGCCCTCAACTATGATAGGGGTTTCCAATCCATGGCTGCCCCCACCCTGGTACCTCCCCAGGTTGCAGGAAGTGAATTCCATGATCAACAAGAGGCTCAAGGACGCTCTCTTCACTGACCAGTGGAGCGAGCTCTTCATGGATGCCCTGGGGCCCTTCAACTTTGTGCTGGTAATACCTCCCTCACCCTTTGGAAGAGCTTCTGGATTCCTGACCCCATCTTTTTTCTGACTCTTGTGGGAACTGCTGGGCCTCTGTTGTCCCGTGGGCAAGATAGGGACAAGGTATTGTGTCTTAATCCTCAAAAGCAGTGTCTGCCTCCGGCTTCTCCCTGCAGGTGAGTACTGTGAGGATGCAAGGCGTTATCCTTCTGCTGTTCGCCAAGTACTATCACCTGCCCTTCCTGAGGGATGTGCAGACCGATTGCACTCGCACTGGCCTGGGTGGCTACTGGGTGAGCATGGGAGAGGTCCAGGAGGGAATAGCCCCAAAGGTGGCCCTTAATTAGTCCCCTGGCCCCCATGCATCTGCAAGGTTTCCTCCTTACGCTGCACCCCCTTACCCAGCCGCCTGCCTCTCCCCAAGTACCAACAACATCACACCCCATTTCTCTAGACCCCGCCCCTATTCTTTACCCGCCCTGTCCCAAAGTTCTGCGTCTTTTCCTAGGACCCACCCTTGTTCAATCCTCATCCACCCTCATCCTCTCCTATGCCCTCCCAGCGACTCACTTCCTCGCCTAGGCTCCGCCCATGACCTGCCCAACCCGGCCTCCCTAGGGTAACAAGGGTGGAGTGAGCATACGACTGGCGGCCTTCGGGCACATGCTCTGCTTCCTGAATTGCCACTTGCCAGCACACATGGACAAGGCCGAGCAGCGGAAGGACAACTTTCAAACCATCCTTAGCCTCCAGCAATTCCAGGGACCTGGTGCCCACGGCATCCTGGATCACGAGTATGAGCCAAGGCGCTGCCACTTCAAGGCGGCAAGGTGTGGGTGGAGGTGTGAAGGCTAGTGACAGTGTGTGGAGCACCCTTTGGGTGATGCTTGTGGAGAGAGGCCTATTGGGGTGAGTGACCATCCAAAGTACTTGTGGGAATACAAAGACAGATAGCAATTTGATCGAGGGGGCTGAGCTTTAAGGGTGTAGCTTTGCTGAGGGCCTGGAGGGCTTCGAGGGACTGAAGGTTGGAACCTAATTTCCTCCAGACTCACCCCTCTACTTCCTTTTGCTTCTTGATGTCTGAAGGCTCTGGTGCCACTCACTCACCCACTGGCATCTTTAGAGGCTCCAGTGCTGTTGGGTTGGATGGGGGTCCAGAAGGATCTGGGTTGGATCCTTCCACCCCATTGACCCACTGAACCCCCACCCACAAACAGCCTTGTATTCTGGTTTGGGGACCTGAACTTCCGCATTGAGAGCTTCGACCTGCACTTTGTCAAGTTTGCCATTGACAGTGACCAGCTCCATCAGCTTTGGGAGAAGGATCAGGTGGGGAATCCTAGCCCCCACCCCAAACCCCCAAGTACACAGAGCATATTCCTGGGACACACCTGTACCTTAGGTTATGGTCCTTGCCCTCATCCCTACTCCCGGGTGCTGGAAGGTTCCAAGCTGTTGTCCAGTTCTGCCCTTCTGGACCTCCACAGCTCAACATGGCCAAGAACACCTGGCCCATCTTGAAGGGCTTCCAGGAGGGGCCCCTTAACTTCGCTCCCACCTTCAAGTTTGATGTGGGTACCAACAAATATGATACCAGGTAAGCTCTGAAATGGGATGAAGATGTGGGCTGAGGTCTCCTGTGGAAGACTGTGGGAAGAGGGGCAGGAGGCAAGGCCGGAGGTTAAGGCACAGCCCCCTGTAACTCAGGCTATCTCTGCCCACTGCAGTGCTAAGAAGCGGAAACCAGCCTGGACAGATCGTATCCTGTGGAAGGTCAAAGCTCCAGGTGGAGGTCCCAGTCCTTCAGGAAGGGAGAGCCATCGGCTTCAAGTGACCCAGAACAGCTACCGCAGCCACATGGAATATACAGTCAGTGACCACAAGCCTGTAGCTGCCCAGTTTGTCCTGCAGGTGAGTTCCAACGTCATCTTCCCCTCATGACATCCTCTGGCCCAGCTCAGCTTCCCATTACCCACCTGTAACCCCTTGCATCTGCCTTTAGTAGCATCTATTTATTCTAACAGAATGGGAATGGGTTATAATCTCTATTTTCAGACAAGGAGGCTGAGACTCAGAGATAGGATAGCATCATTTGTCCAGGGTTACACAGCTAAGTAAGAAGAgttaggatttgaacccaagtcaGTTGATTGTAGAGTACATGCCTTTCCTACTAAACTTGGACTGATTCCCTTCTTCCAAGAAAGGTTTAGGGTAACATGTTGAAATTCACATGTATAATAAGATCAGCAAAATCAAAATGTTACTCAAAACCCCCATATACCATTCATTATTTATTACTTACCATCTGATTGTATGCCCAGCCTTATGACAGTAAGGTAGTAATGGAGAAGGGGaatagagatataaaaaataaagagccaaACTCAAAATAGTTACTAGAGTTTAGTACCATCTTCTGTATCATGGGTtcacatccacagattcaaccaactgcaaattgaaaatattcagaaaaaaattgtgtccTGTCAGCACAGTGGTACATTCCTGTTACCCCAGTTACTTGGGgtgctgaggcgggaggatcacaagtttgaggccctaggcaacttagacaaggggaaggggaaggggaaggggaaggggaaggggaatatctcagtggtcaagtgcttgcctagcatctgtgaagtcccaggttcaatccctagtgtctgactgtctctctctctatctctctctctctctctctctctctctctctctctctctcacacacacacacacacacacacacaaagattttaaaaatttcatctgtactgaacatgtatagacttttttttccttgttattttcccCTCagtaatacagtataacaactatttatacaGCATTTGCGTTggtaggtattataagtaatcagagatgatttaaaatatataggagaATGTGCAAGGTTATATGCAcattattatatcattttatataagggatttaaACATTCTTGGATATTGGTATCCACCAATTTCTGGAACCAATTTCTTACAAATACTGAGGGATGACTATATTGTTTTTAGGGTTGAGGTTCCTGGTTGTTAAAGTAAAAAtccagctgggcatgatggcatataTCTGTAatctacttgggagactgaggcaggtttGAGGTAAACATCAAGTTTAagatcagtctcagcaatttagtgagactctgtcagaattttttaaaatgaggtagggactggagatgtagctcagtcatagagagcccctaggttcagtcttcaaaactgcaaaacaaaataaacaaacaaaagatggggagggagggaagaattcTAGAATGTCAGAACCAGATCTAAAAAATCATGTAGTAaaactcccttttttttttttcctgtgggagAATCTGAGGTTCCTAATAGACCCCAAGTTATACAAAGAAAGGCTCATTGGCAGAAGTGGAGCAGGCTAGATCCAGTCTTTCCAACCCTGAAACTCTACACTGAGTTCTGTCAATCTGATAAGAAGAAATCCTGCAGGTCAGAAAATGTTTTTCCTGGTAACTTTGTCTGGTCGTCAGTAAGTAGGACAAGGGCCAATGTCTCCAGGGAGTGGAAATGTGCCCATGCCTGGCCTCCCCCTCCCATGACCTATGGTAAAGGACTTGGACTTGAGGTTTAACCCTCAGTCAGGAACCTgactggtagaatgcttgctttgcatgtacaaggccctgggttttattcctagcaacacacacacacacacacacacacacacacacacacacaaaattgttCCTTTTACCCTGTCCTTCCTGCCCTTTCTAAGACTATCTCCCTCAAAAAATGTTACCTGTTGAGTACCTACAATGTGTCAGGCCCTATGTAGGGCACTTTACGTGTCATCCTTTTAAATGTCCAAATTCTTCTCCCTGTTTTACTGAtgagagaaactgaggctcagagaaccTTAAGTATTATCCAAAGCAATGCCATCAGAATAGGGCTTAGCAGGGGTTTTGACCTTGGGAGGAGCTGGAGGCTATTTCCACCAGACTGTTAGAAacccagggacagggagggaatGTACCAGTTTCTTCTGGAATAACCTGGCTTAGAAACTGAGGGAAGGAAACCTGAAACCAGATCAACAGGGGAGCAGACAAGGGCCTGAAGCTGGCACCACCTGAGCACTTCTCCTAGGGACACCAGTAGAGCCAATACCCTGGTTATCTGCCACCCCTGCAGTCCCACCCATTTAGGTGACTCCCCTAACCTCCATCAGTACCGTTGATCCTGGGGGAAGGATACTCATGATTATAATTTGTCTTTGTGGACTGATGACAAGGCAGTTGTTAGTGTGCTGTTCTTGCCAGCTCAGGAGTATTCAGCTTATCCCAGAATACCCAATATATCATAGGATTTTGCCTGTCCCCCTTGTTAACATGTAGGCAAATTCTTATTACTTACTTACTTTTATACTgtaaagtttataaaatgttttacaaatggtATTTCAATGAATCTGTAGAACCACCCCCAAGTGTTAAATAAGAGCCTCTAGTTTATAGCCAGGGGCCCTGGCATTCAAAGAGGCTAAAGAGCTTGTTCATTGCATAAAGTGCAACGCAGAACCAGGACCAAACTGCGAGAGTCTACTGGCCTCAAATCTGTGTTCCACTCACTCCCTGAGGAGGCAATGGTAGAAGGAATCCTGGGCTAGAAGGCAGAAAGCTTGATGTTTATCCTAGACCTGTTGTACCTCAGTTTCTCAGTCTATGAAATGGCCTCATATTCCTTTGTCTCAGCTGATTTGTGCTGACTCCAACCCAAGAACCCCAGGTGTGTGGAATGCTAGAGGGTTTCCCCTGAGATTGCCCCCTAACCCTGCCTTGCCCGGACAGTTTGCCTTCAGGGACGACCTACCACTGGTGCGTCTGGAGGTAGCAGATGAGTGGGTGAGGCCGGAGCAAGCTGTAGTAAAGTATCGCATGGAAACAGTGTTCGCCCGCAGCTCTTGGGACTGGATCGGCTTGTAC from Urocitellus parryii isolate mUroPar1 chromosome 3, mUroPar1.hap1, whole genome shotgun sequence carries:
- the Inpp5j gene encoding phosphatidylinositol 4,5-bisphosphate 5-phosphatase A isoform X5 produces the protein MPPDDVTSLLHLGGGNDSDGADMIAIGLQEVNSMINKRLKDALFTDQWSELFMDALGPFNFVLVSTVRMQGVILLLFAKYYHLPFLRDVQTDCTRTGLGGYWGNKGGVSIRLAAFGHMLCFLNCHLPAHMDKAEQRKDNFQTILSLQQFQGPGAHGILDHDLVFWFGDLNFRIESFDLHFVKFAIDSDQLHQLWEKDQLNMAKNTWPILKGFQEGPLNFAPTFKFDVGTNKYDTSAKKRKPAWTDRILWKVKAPGGGPSPSGRESHRLQVTQNSYRSHMEYTVSDHKPVAAQFVLQFAFRDDLPLVRLEVADEWVRPEQAVVKYRMETVFARSSWDWIGLYRVTFSEESLPKGHGDFILGYYSHNHSILIGVTEPFQISLPTSESASSSTDTSGTSSEGEDDSTLELLAPKSRSPSPGKSKRHRSRSPGLARFPGLALRPSSRERRGTSRSPSPQSRRLPWVAPDKSNSSGSWGSSEEGPSGLPGPWAFQPAVPRSLGLLPALRLEAVDPGGGGSWGPDRETSDPDSLSPSPQGRQGLEEGGLGP
- the Inpp5j gene encoding phosphatidylinositol 4,5-bisphosphate 5-phosphatase A isoform X2 translates to MEGQSNSGSGRPGNGTRLGPLSGPHGVSQTGTPSKILYKVDSNFQLPAKKNAAPVPMEPKLALAPVGPHTAMSPSSEGPRLALASPRPIMAPMSTPGGQKRVPSHRSSSLAPTSVGQLVVSASAGPKPPPATSGSVLAPASLGQLVMSASAVPRPPPSTLPPISRDQKQLSPTSVGPKPALAASGLSLALASQEQPLQPHSSPSPVLSPILSPSQEQTLAPTAMASAPASVGWTPARQRDAPAPRPLPTSEGHLQPPAQASGPTGSTSFIQTSQDPRFSFSFRARPEAPRNSPEDPRPPQTLPLDVSQGPPEPGTRSPGLLSPTFRPGSSSGQTVPPPLPKPPRSPSRSPSRSPNCSSCVTPAPEVALPRSSTQGTGPGTSSSGLVTQGAGPGRCPSPNLQTQEAPAPVTISSTSTSSSLSSSSWSAQPTCKSDPGFRITVVTWNVGTAMPPDDVTSLLHLGGGNDSDGADMIAIGLQEVNSMINKRLKDALFTDQWSELFMDALGPFNFVLGNKGGVSIRLAAFGHMLCFLNCHLPAHMDKAEQRKDNFQTILSLQQFQGPGAHGILDHDLVFWFGDLNFRIESFDLHFVKFAIDSDQLHQLWEKDQLNMAKNTWPILKGFQEGPLNFAPTFKFDVGTNKYDTSAKKRKPAWTDRILWKVKAPGGGPSPSGRESHRLQVTQNSYRSHMEYTVSDHKPVAAQFVLQFAFRDDLPLVRLEVADEWVRPEQAVVKYRMETVFARSSWDWIGLYRVGFRHCKDYVAYVWAKHEDVDGNIYQVTFSEESLPKGHGDFILGYYSHNHSILIGVTEPFQISLPTSESASSSTDTSGTSSEGEDDSTLELLAPKSRSPSPGKSKRHRSRSPGLARFPGLALRPSSRERRGTSRSPSPQSRRLPWVAPDKSNSSGSWGSSEEGPSGLPGPWAFQPAVPRSLGLLPALRLEAVDPGGGGSWGPDRETSDPDSLSPSPQGRQGLEEGGLGP
- the Inpp5j gene encoding phosphatidylinositol 4,5-bisphosphate 5-phosphatase A isoform X1 — translated: MEGQSNSGSGRPGNGTRLGPLSGPHGVSQTGTPSKILYKVDSNFQLPAKKNAAPVPMEPKLALAPVGPHTAMSPSSEGPRLALASPRPIMAPMSTPGGQKRVPSHRSSSLAPTSVGQLVVSASAGPKPPPATSGSVLAPASLGQLVMSASAVPRPPPSTLPPISRDQKQLSPTSVGPKPALAASGLSLALASQEQPLQPHSSPSPVLSPILSPSQEQTLAPTAMASAPASVGWTPARQRDAPAPRPLPTSEGHLQPPAQASGPTGSTSFIQTSQDPRFSFSFRARPEAPRNSPEDPRPPQTLPLDVSQGPPEPGTRSPGLLSPTFRPGSSSGQTVPPPLPKPPRSPSRSPSRSPNCSSCVTPAPEVALPRSSTQGTGPGTSSSGLVTQGAGPGRCPSPNLQTQEAPAPVTISSTSTSSSLSSSSWSAQPTCKSDPGFRITVVTWNVGTAMPPDDVTSLLHLGGGNDSDGADMIAIGLQEVNSMINKRLKDALFTDQWSELFMDALGPFNFVLVSTVRMQGVILLLFAKYYHLPFLRDVQTDCTRTGLGGYWGNKGGVSIRLAAFGHMLCFLNCHLPAHMDKAEQRKDNFQTILSLQQFQGPGAHGILDHDLVFWFGDLNFRIESFDLHFVKFAIDSDQLHQLWEKDQLNMAKNTWPILKGFQEGPLNFAPTFKFDVGTNKYDTSAKKRKPAWTDRILWKVKAPGGGPSPSGRESHRLQVTQNSYRSHMEYTVSDHKPVAAQFVLQFAFRDDLPLVRLEVADEWVRPEQAVVKYRMETVFARSSWDWIGLYRVGFRHCKDYVAYVWAKHEDVDGNIYQVTFSEESLPKGHGDFILGYYSHNHSILIGVTEPFQISLPTSESASSSTDTSGTSSEGEDDSTLELLAPKSRSPSPGKSKRHRSRSPGLARFPGLALRPSSRERRGTSRSPSPQSRRLPWVAPDKSNSSGSWGSSEEGPSGLPGPWAFQPAVPRSLGLLPALRLEAVDPGGGGSWGPDRETSDPDSLSPSPQGRQGLEEGGLGP
- the Inpp5j gene encoding phosphatidylinositol 4,5-bisphosphate 5-phosphatase A isoform X3, with the translated sequence MEGQSNSGSGRPGNGTRLGPLSGPHGVSQTGTPSKILYKVDSNFQLPAKKNAAPVPMEPKITVVTWNVGTAMPPDDVTSLLHLGGGNDSDGADMIAIGLQEVNSMINKRLKDALFTDQWSELFMDALGPFNFVLVSTVRMQGVILLLFAKYYHLPFLRDVQTDCTRTGLGGYWGNKGGVSIRLAAFGHMLCFLNCHLPAHMDKAEQRKDNFQTILSLQQFQGPGAHGILDHDLVFWFGDLNFRIESFDLHFVKFAIDSDQLHQLWEKDQLNMAKNTWPILKGFQEGPLNFAPTFKFDVGTNKYDTSAKKRKPAWTDRILWKVKAPGGGPSPSGRESHRLQVTQNSYRSHMEYTVSDHKPVAAQFVLQFAFRDDLPLVRLEVADEWVRPEQAVVKYRMETVFARSSWDWIGLYRVGFRHCKDYVAYVWAKHEDVDGNIYQVTFSEESLPKGHGDFILGYYSHNHSILIGVTEPFQISLPTSESASSSTDTSGTSSEGEDDSTLELLAPKSRSPSPGKSKRHRSRSPGLARFPGLALRPSSRERRGTSRSPSPQSRRLPWVAPDKSNSSGSWGSSEEGPSGLPGPWAFQPAVPRSLGLLPALRLEAVDPGGGGSWGPDRETSDPDSLSPSPQGRQGLEEGGLGP
- the Inpp5j gene encoding phosphatidylinositol 4,5-bisphosphate 5-phosphatase A isoform X4 → MEGQSNSGSGRPGNGTRLGPLSGPHGVSQTGTPSKILYKVDSNFQLPAKKNAAPVPMEPKITVVTWNVGTAMPPDDVTSLLHLGGGNDSDGADMIAIGLQEVNSMINKRLKDALFTDQWSELFMDALGPFNFVLGNKGGVSIRLAAFGHMLCFLNCHLPAHMDKAEQRKDNFQTILSLQQFQGPGAHGILDHDLVFWFGDLNFRIESFDLHFVKFAIDSDQLHQLWEKDQLNMAKNTWPILKGFQEGPLNFAPTFKFDVGTNKYDTSAKKRKPAWTDRILWKVKAPGGGPSPSGRESHRLQVTQNSYRSHMEYTVSDHKPVAAQFVLQFAFRDDLPLVRLEVADEWVRPEQAVVKYRMETVFARSSWDWIGLYRVGFRHCKDYVAYVWAKHEDVDGNIYQVTFSEESLPKGHGDFILGYYSHNHSILIGVTEPFQISLPTSESASSSTDTSGTSSEGEDDSTLELLAPKSRSPSPGKSKRHRSRSPGLARFPGLALRPSSRERRGTSRSPSPQSRRLPWVAPDKSNSSGSWGSSEEGPSGLPGPWAFQPAVPRSLGLLPALRLEAVDPGGGGSWGPDRETSDPDSLSPSPQGRQGLEEGGLGP